One window from the genome of Antricoccus suffuscus encodes:
- a CDS encoding acetate--CoA ligase family protein, which yields MDTAQRSGALSKIFNPRSIAVVGVSPDRELSWGRRTVDQILNSRYTGELTAIGKRAAPDSRAKWALSLSDMPEVPDLIVVAVPASAAVGVVKEAHDLGVGGAIVYSSGFSEMGTEEGAALERALIEAAGDMPFLGPNCLGIVNKQIDLSITTTVYVVRPAQPAGPVAIATQSGALGFVLADLLDGAGIGYSSYASVGNSSMVDATAAAAEILTHESTRVVVVYLEGSINAVGLAELGDRAREMGKFVVALSVGRSAAGQRAALSHTSAAAGDHLLLEALCRQHGITLVGSDEDVVTGVLDALRNRPLPPNPNICILTMSGGAGGLLADGFANLNVRVDPLRPELIQAIRDMGIRDAGVSNPVDLGGNFITLIDKLPDLIALICAQQDIDGLVLYLTFGDRAMEHYQKLATIIGGATKPSWFIWACPPQGAVEELGMPGVVFTTTAGFLRHIEVATAAHPPSAVIEAPASRKVGLREGTSVLTEVKASALTTAAGIRHVDTASSADPLDVVRQVEKRGWEGPFVLKIDASDIPHRAKAGALRLGVTREILQEGLESLSEVAGTLSTDPDCVLVAQPMLAHSHEIALGFVRDEIFGASLIVGMGGADAENPHAARRALLLPTSRDEARSLASWASVALDVPRDEIESAIVGLGDLIESHPEYAEIDINPIIVHEGHLVAVDALIIIND from the coding sequence TTGGATACAGCTCAGCGCTCCGGCGCACTCAGCAAGATCTTCAACCCGCGGTCGATCGCGGTCGTCGGAGTGTCGCCCGACCGCGAACTTAGCTGGGGTCGTAGGACCGTCGACCAGATCCTGAACTCTCGGTACACCGGCGAACTCACCGCCATCGGCAAGCGCGCCGCCCCGGACAGCCGCGCAAAATGGGCTCTCTCCCTGAGCGACATGCCGGAGGTGCCTGATCTGATCGTGGTCGCGGTCCCGGCGAGCGCAGCCGTTGGCGTCGTCAAAGAAGCGCATGACCTTGGGGTGGGAGGCGCGATCGTCTACAGCTCGGGCTTCTCCGAAATGGGGACGGAGGAAGGCGCCGCACTCGAACGGGCGCTGATCGAGGCCGCCGGCGACATGCCGTTCCTTGGCCCCAACTGTCTGGGGATCGTCAACAAACAGATCGACCTTTCCATCACCACGACGGTGTACGTCGTGCGGCCGGCCCAACCTGCCGGTCCGGTCGCAATCGCGACGCAGAGTGGGGCGCTCGGATTCGTTCTCGCCGACCTTCTTGATGGCGCGGGCATCGGGTACTCCAGCTACGCCAGCGTGGGCAACAGCAGCATGGTCGACGCTACGGCGGCGGCCGCGGAAATACTCACTCACGAGAGCACCCGCGTCGTCGTCGTCTATCTCGAAGGCAGTATCAACGCGGTCGGCCTCGCCGAGCTCGGGGATCGCGCACGGGAAATGGGCAAATTCGTAGTGGCGCTCAGCGTAGGCCGCTCGGCCGCGGGCCAGCGGGCTGCCTTATCGCACACCTCAGCCGCGGCCGGCGATCACCTGCTTCTGGAGGCGCTGTGCCGCCAGCACGGCATCACGTTGGTCGGCAGCGATGAAGACGTTGTCACCGGTGTCCTCGATGCGCTGCGCAACCGGCCACTTCCGCCCAACCCGAACATCTGCATCCTTACCATGTCCGGCGGCGCCGGTGGTTTACTCGCAGATGGCTTCGCCAACCTCAACGTCCGGGTCGACCCCCTCAGGCCCGAACTGATCCAGGCAATTCGGGACATGGGCATTCGAGACGCCGGCGTCTCCAACCCGGTTGATCTCGGCGGCAACTTCATCACCCTGATCGACAAACTGCCAGACCTCATCGCGCTCATCTGCGCCCAGCAAGACATCGACGGTCTCGTTCTATACCTCACTTTCGGCGACCGCGCGATGGAGCACTACCAGAAGCTCGCCACGATAATTGGCGGCGCCACCAAACCGTCCTGGTTCATCTGGGCCTGCCCACCGCAAGGCGCCGTCGAGGAACTTGGGATGCCGGGCGTCGTCTTCACCACCACAGCTGGGTTCCTTCGGCACATCGAGGTCGCGACAGCCGCGCACCCACCCTCCGCCGTCATCGAGGCACCAGCGTCTCGCAAGGTCGGACTACGTGAAGGCACCAGCGTGCTCACCGAAGTCAAGGCGTCCGCGCTGACGACCGCAGCGGGAATCCGGCATGTGGACACCGCAAGTTCCGCCGATCCTCTTGACGTCGTGCGGCAGGTCGAGAAGCGAGGATGGGAAGGACCGTTCGTCCTGAAGATCGATGCCTCGGACATTCCACACCGCGCCAAAGCCGGCGCATTGCGCCTGGGCGTCACCCGCGAAATCCTCCAGGAGGGGCTGGAATCACTTAGCGAAGTCGCCGGCACTCTCTCGACCGACCCAGACTGCGTGCTTGTTGCACAACCCATGCTCGCCCATTCGCATGAGATCGCGCTCGGCTTCGTCCGAGACGAAATCTTCGGGGCATCGCTCATCGTAGGAATGGGCGGTGCCGACGCGGAGAACCCGCATGCTGCACGCCGCGCCCTGCTCCTGCCGACCAGCCGCGACGAGGCGAGGAGTCTCGCGTCCTGGGCTTCAGTCGCCCTCGACGTACCCCGTGACGAGATAGAGTCGGCGATCGTAGGGCTCGGTGACCTCATCGAATCGCATCCGGAGTACGCCGAGATCGACATCAACCCGATCATCGTGCACGAGGGCCATCTCGTGGCGGTCGATGCGCTGATCATCATCAACGACTGA